The proteins below are encoded in one region of Pelagibacterium flavum:
- a CDS encoding class I SAM-dependent methyltransferase, translated as MPDADSSSIVIDFVGGAVGFRLRRGEGRGQPLPRACGMAKGATPTIVDATAGMGRDAFFLASLGAHVTLIERNPQVHAALECAMAAAREHDDELAAIIARMTLLHGDSRALLQTLGPEVVLVDPMHPERTKSALVKKQMRDLRDVVGADLDARELMEAALAAAQNRVVLKWPQRAAPIEGLRKPSHQISGKTTRYDVFVTNG; from the coding sequence ATGCCAGACGCAGATTCGTCTTCGATCGTCATCGATTTTGTCGGCGGTGCCGTCGGCTTCCGCCTGCGCAGAGGTGAGGGCAGGGGGCAGCCCCTGCCGCGCGCCTGCGGTATGGCTAAAGGCGCAACGCCGACCATCGTAGACGCGACCGCCGGCATGGGACGCGACGCCTTCTTTCTCGCCTCTCTGGGGGCACACGTCACCCTTATTGAGCGCAACCCACAGGTCCATGCCGCCCTGGAGTGCGCCATGGCCGCCGCACGGGAGCACGACGACGAGCTTGCCGCCATCATTGCGCGCATGACGCTGCTCCACGGCGATTCCCGCGCGCTTCTTCAAACGCTCGGGCCTGAAGTTGTCCTGGTCGACCCCATGCACCCCGAGCGCACAAAATCGGCGCTGGTCAAAAAGCAGATGCGCGACCTGCGCGATGTGGTGGGGGCTGACCTGGACGCGCGTGAACTCATGGAGGCGGCGCTCGCTGCTGCCCAGAACCGTGTCGTTCTCAAATGGCCGCAACGCGCTGCGCCGATAGAGGGGCTGCGCAAGCCCAGCCATCAGATATCGGGCAAGACCACGCGCTATGACGTGTTTGTGACCAATGGCTAG
- a CDS encoding M20 aminoacylase family protein — protein MPIINRVAEFHADITAWRQHLHANPELLYDVHDTAAFVVEQLKSFGVDEVVTGIGRTGVVGVIRGKGGSDRVVGLRADMDALPITERTGKPYASGNSGKMHACGHDGHTAMLLGAARYLAETRNFDGTVIVIFQPAEEGGGGGRLMVEDGLMERFNISQVFGMHNMPGIPLGEFAIRTGGIMAGTDQFAIDVEGHGGHAAMPHLAVDPVIVSAHIISGLQTLVSRSVDPIRSAVLSVTTVNAGTAYNVIPRTARLTGTVRTLDDEVRAQMETGIKRLAPRLAQAFGADATVTWMRGYPVTVNAPEQTAFAAEVAREIVGEDRVNDTVDPTMGGEDFAYMLSARPGSYIFLGNGDSSDLHTDTYDFNDDAIPLGVSYWVRLAERALAAQ, from the coding sequence ATGCCCATCATCAACCGTGTTGCCGAATTCCACGCCGATATTACCGCGTGGCGCCAGCACCTGCATGCCAATCCCGAGCTTCTCTATGACGTCCATGACACGGCGGCGTTCGTGGTCGAGCAGCTCAAATCGTTTGGTGTGGACGAGGTGGTGACAGGGATCGGTCGGACAGGGGTCGTGGGAGTCATTCGCGGCAAGGGTGGTTCGGATCGCGTCGTTGGGCTGCGCGCTGATATGGACGCCCTGCCAATTACCGAACGGACCGGGAAACCCTATGCCTCTGGCAACAGCGGCAAGATGCATGCCTGCGGTCATGACGGGCACACGGCCATGCTCCTGGGCGCGGCACGATATCTGGCCGAAACGCGCAATTTCGATGGCACGGTCATCGTTATCTTCCAGCCGGCCGAAGAGGGTGGCGGCGGCGGACGCCTGATGGTGGAAGACGGACTGATGGAACGTTTCAACATTTCCCAGGTATTCGGCATGCACAACATGCCCGGCATTCCGCTGGGAGAATTCGCCATACGGACCGGCGGGATCATGGCGGGAACCGACCAATTCGCGATCGATGTTGAAGGGCATGGCGGGCACGCGGCGATGCCTCATCTTGCTGTCGATCCGGTTATCGTTTCCGCCCATATCATTTCGGGTCTGCAGACGCTGGTATCACGCTCGGTAGATCCGATCCGCTCGGCAGTTCTTTCGGTTACGACCGTCAACGCGGGTACAGCATACAATGTCATTCCGCGCACTGCGCGGCTGACGGGGACCGTTCGCACGCTGGACGATGAAGTGCGCGCCCAGATGGAAACGGGTATCAAGCGGCTGGCGCCCCGACTCGCGCAGGCGTTTGGGGCCGACGCGACGGTAACGTGGATGCGTGGGTATCCGGTTACGGTCAACGCTCCCGAACAGACGGCTTTCGCTGCAGAGGTCGCCCGTGAAATTGTGGGGGAGGATCGGGTGAATGACACTGTCGATCCCACAATGGGGGGCGAAGATTTCGCCTATATGCTCAGCGCGCGGCCGGGATCTTATATTTTCCTCGGCAACGGCGACAGCTCGGATCTGCATACAGACACCTATGATTTCAACGATGATGCGATTCCTTTAGGCGTGAGCTACTGGGTGCGGCTGGCGGAAAGAGCACTCGCGGCGCAGTAG
- a CDS encoding AbrB family transcriptional regulator gives MLGVPGGMLMGGALAVSIAALSGFPATMPNGLRNVFFVCVGLSMGANVAPDTLQLIGQWPITLGALALELVAIVLVCGIVLRRLFKFDTGTAYLSSFPGHLSFVMALASTGVGNPRQIVIIQVQRVMFLTLFAPIGALFLPVGHYAGAGTDLMDLTTLAMVAAGCAFVGWVFTRLKMPAGYVLGSMAFATVMKLTGHFDGSLPPILVDLTFLGMGALIGSRFAGMTRAEFMQAALGGTVATAITVAITTAFAVGISFFVSMPIGQIWLGLSPGGLESMGALGIALGYDTAFIAAHHVSRLLMLTIAIPLVVMLVKGRQAQPALRS, from the coding sequence ATGCTGGGAGTTCCAGGCGGGATGCTGATGGGCGGGGCGCTCGCGGTTTCAATTGCCGCGCTATCGGGTTTTCCGGCGACAATGCCCAACGGGCTGCGCAATGTGTTTTTCGTATGCGTCGGGCTCTCGATGGGGGCCAATGTGGCACCCGACACCCTGCAGCTGATCGGTCAATGGCCGATAACGCTCGGCGCTCTGGCACTGGAACTCGTGGCCATCGTTCTGGTCTGCGGCATTGTCCTGCGCAGATTATTCAAGTTCGACACAGGAACCGCTTATCTTTCGTCGTTTCCTGGCCATTTGTCTTTCGTCATGGCGCTGGCTTCGACGGGTGTCGGCAATCCAAGGCAGATCGTCATCATTCAGGTTCAAAGAGTGATGTTTCTTACTCTGTTTGCACCGATCGGCGCTCTGTTCCTGCCCGTGGGTCATTACGCTGGGGCGGGCACCGATTTGATGGACCTCACGACGCTCGCCATGGTGGCGGCGGGTTGCGCCTTTGTGGGCTGGGTGTTCACGCGGCTCAAGATGCCGGCGGGCTATGTGCTGGGGTCGATGGCATTTGCGACGGTGATGAAACTGACCGGCCATTTCGACGGCTCGTTGCCACCGATCCTTGTCGATCTGACCTTCTTGGGTATGGGCGCATTGATCGGATCGCGCTTTGCCGGCATGACACGCGCCGAATTCATGCAGGCTGCTTTGGGCGGCACTGTCGCCACGGCGATCACCGTGGCGATAACCACCGCCTTTGCGGTTGGCATCAGTTTTTTCGTTTCCATGCCAATTGGCCAGATCTGGCTCGGGCTCTCGCCGGGCGGGCTGGAATCGATGGGGGCGTTGGGTATCGCGCTTGGGTATGACACAGCGTTCATCGCTGCACATCACGTGTCGCGATTGCTGATGCTGACCATCGCCATTCCGCTGGTGGTCATGCTGGTTAAGGGACGCCAGGCTCAACCGGCCCTTCGGTCGTAA
- a CDS encoding alpha-amylase family glycosyl hydrolase, which yields MSEWWRGGVIYQIYPRSFQDSNGDGIGDLRGILDRLEHVASLGVDAIWLSPIFTSPMADMGYDVSNYTDIDPLFGTLDDFDALIEKAHELGLKVVIDQVVSHTSDKHPWFIESKSSRTNPRSDWYVWVDPQDDGSPPNNWPSVFGGPAWEWNGTRRQYYLHNFLISQPDLNFHNPHVQDAVLAAMRFWLERGVDGFRFDTVNYYFHDKKLRSNPPAPREKETPLEADPYGMQFHKFSKNRPENIDFLKRVRALLDEFPGTTTVGEVGEAHRAIEIMAAYTAGDDLLHMCYSFDMLGPTFTPRHFRSRVEKFFAGAPDGWPCWSFSNHDVNRHISRWEAHAVTPDSLGRQSAALLLSLKGSACIYQGEELGLPEAELEYSELTDPPGLRFWPDNKGRDGCRTPMPWTDEIHAGFSEVKPWLPVKGAHLKRNVAALEADPDSLLHYYRAVLKYRKDNPALIDGEIAFHNVKEPILGFSRHSGQDALVCVFNLSAKPRALSIRGLPDLAILAHVSNGVALQGNALQLEGNGFAIIECGTGFDPAAISLTLSKG from the coding sequence ATGAGCGAGTGGTGGCGCGGCGGGGTGATCTATCAGATTTACCCGCGCTCCTTTCAGGACAGCAACGGCGATGGGATCGGCGATCTGCGGGGCATCCTCGACAGGCTCGAGCATGTCGCCTCGCTGGGCGTGGATGCGATCTGGCTTTCGCCGATCTTCACCTCGCCGATGGCCGACATGGGGTATGACGTTTCCAACTATACCGACATTGATCCGCTGTTTGGCACACTTGACGATTTCGATGCGCTGATCGAAAAAGCTCACGAACTCGGCCTCAAGGTGGTAATCGACCAGGTGGTCAGCCACACATCCGACAAGCATCCCTGGTTCATCGAATCCAAATCCTCGCGCACCAATCCACGTTCGGACTGGTATGTCTGGGTCGATCCCCAGGACGACGGCTCCCCGCCCAACAATTGGCCGTCGGTGTTCGGCGGCCCGGCCTGGGAATGGAACGGCACGCGCCGGCAGTACTACCTGCACAATTTCCTGATTTCCCAACCAGACCTCAATTTCCACAATCCGCATGTGCAGGACGCAGTGCTGGCAGCTATGCGCTTCTGGCTCGAGCGCGGTGTCGATGGCTTCCGATTCGACACCGTAAATTACTATTTCCACGACAAGAAACTGCGCTCCAACCCGCCGGCGCCGAGGGAAAAGGAAACCCCGCTCGAAGCCGACCCCTACGGTATGCAGTTCCATAAGTTCTCCAAGAACCGCCCGGAAAACATCGATTTTCTCAAGCGCGTGCGGGCCCTGCTTGATGAGTTCCCCGGTACGACCACGGTTGGCGAGGTGGGCGAGGCCCATCGGGCCATCGAAATCATGGCGGCCTATACCGCCGGTGACGATCTTTTGCACATGTGCTATTCGTTCGACATGCTCGGCCCCACATTCACGCCGCGCCATTTTCGTTCGCGGGTTGAAAAATTCTTTGCGGGCGCTCCTGATGGCTGGCCGTGCTGGAGTTTCTCCAACCACGACGTGAATCGGCACATTTCCCGCTGGGAGGCCCACGCAGTCACCCCGGATTCTCTTGGGCGGCAATCGGCAGCCCTGCTGCTCTCGCTCAAGGGCTCCGCTTGCATCTATCAGGGCGAAGAGCTTGGATTGCCCGAAGCCGAACTGGAATATTCCGAACTGACCGATCCGCCGGGGCTGCGCTTCTGGCCAGACAACAAGGGCCGTGATGGCTGCCGTACGCCCATGCCATGGACCGACGAGATCCATGCAGGGTTCTCCGAGGTCAAACCCTGGCTACCGGTCAAGGGGGCGCATTTGAAGCGTAACGTTGCGGCGCTTGAAGCCGATCCGGATTCGCTCCTCCACTATTATCGAGCCGTCCTGAAATACCGTAAGGACAACCCTGCGCTGATCGATGGCGAGATCGCTTTCCACAACGTCAAGGAACCGATCCTCGGTTTTTCACGCCATAGCGGTCAGGACGCGCTCGTCTGCGTCTTCAACCTGTCCGCCAAGCCCCGCGCCCTCTCAATCAGGGGACTGCCCGACTTGGCGATACTGGCTCACGTTTCAAACGGTGTTGCACTGCAGGGAAATGCGCTCCAGCTCGAAGGCAACGGCTTTGCCATTATCGAATGTGGGACCGGTTTCGATCCAGCCGCCATATCGCTCACCCTGTCCAAGGGGTGA
- a CDS encoding cupin domain-containing protein: MPHILRATDRPEGASRTIKFEGGEYGADVSFFAVVAEPGKRVGLHIHPYSETWMVQEGTVRFVAGSQTVEAGSGDIMVVEPETPHGFENIGDGLLRMMCIHDGPHIIQTFLDPADD, translated from the coding sequence ATGCCTCATATTCTCAGAGCGACGGACCGTCCCGAAGGGGCGTCCAGAACGATCAAGTTCGAGGGCGGCGAATATGGTGCCGACGTTTCGTTTTTTGCGGTGGTCGCAGAACCGGGGAAGCGGGTGGGACTGCATATTCACCCCTATTCCGAGACCTGGATGGTGCAGGAAGGCACCGTGCGCTTTGTAGCCGGAAGCCAGACCGTCGAGGCCGGGTCCGGTGACATCATGGTTGTCGAACCCGAGACGCCGCACGGGTTCGAAAATATCGGGGACGGCCTGCTCAGGATGATGTGCATCCATGACGGGCCGCATATCATCCAGACCTTTCTCGATCCTGCCGACGACTAG
- a CDS encoding YegP family protein, with product MYKFEVYKDKAGEFRFRFRASNGEVMFSSEGYKAKASAQSAIESIRKNAPDAGLDDQT from the coding sequence ATGTACAAGTTCGAGGTTTACAAGGACAAGGCCGGAGAGTTCCGGTTCCGCTTTCGGGCGTCCAACGGGGAAGTGATGTTCTCCTCAGAGGGCTATAAGGCCAAGGCCTCTGCCCAGAGCGCAATCGAGTCCATTCGCAAGAATGCTCCCGACGCAGGGCTCGACGACCAGACCTGA
- a CDS encoding circularly permuted type 2 ATP-grasp protein: MSEAKYFDEMLNADGSVREPYRILGEWLDGQPKQALKQLSQDAETIFRRLGITFAVYGSNESTERLIPFDVIPRVIAAQEWRRLEKGIEQRVKALNMFLWDLYHGQDIIRAGRVPEKLIIQNEAFCPQMMGLNPPKGIYSHIIGVDIVRTGPDDFYVLEDNLRTPSGVSYMLEDREAMMHLVPDLFHKLKVAPVETYPENLRRTMESVAPDNCTGNPNLVVLTPGIYNSAYFEHSFLADQMGATLCEGQDLFVDGGKVYMRTTLGPQRVDVIYRRIDDDYIDPLTFKADSMLGVAGLFDAYRAGNVTLINAPGTGIADDKAVYTYLPQIIEFYLGEKPILKNVPTYNCTSDSERAYVLENLEHLVVKEVHGSGGYGMLVGPASTKKQRTEFSEKIKARPDNYIVQPTLALSTCPTFVSKGIAPRHVDLRPFVLVGDKIRITPGGLTRVALKQGSLVVNSSQGGGTKDTWVLEE, encoded by the coding sequence ATGAGCGAAGCAAAGTATTTCGACGAGATGCTCAATGCGGACGGATCAGTCCGCGAACCTTACCGCATATTGGGTGAGTGGCTGGACGGACAGCCCAAGCAAGCCCTCAAGCAATTGTCGCAAGATGCAGAAACGATCTTCCGTCGTTTAGGCATTACTTTTGCAGTCTATGGCTCAAACGAGTCGACCGAGCGACTGATCCCGTTCGATGTGATCCCCCGGGTGATCGCCGCGCAGGAATGGCGCCGCTTGGAAAAGGGAATCGAGCAGCGCGTCAAGGCGCTCAACATGTTCCTGTGGGATCTCTATCACGGCCAGGACATCATCCGCGCAGGGCGTGTTCCGGAAAAGCTGATCATCCAGAACGAAGCTTTTTGCCCGCAGATGATGGGGCTAAACCCGCCCAAGGGAATTTATTCCCACATCATCGGTGTCGATATCGTGCGCACCGGACCTGACGACTTTTATGTGCTCGAGGACAATCTGCGCACGCCTTCGGGCGTCTCCTACATGCTGGAAGACCGTGAAGCGATGATGCATCTGGTCCCAGATCTGTTTCACAAGCTCAAGGTCGCACCGGTCGAAACCTATCCGGAAAACCTGCGCCGCACGATGGAAAGCGTTGCGCCGGACAATTGCACGGGCAATCCCAATCTCGTCGTGCTGACACCGGGCATCTACAATTCAGCCTATTTCGAGCATTCGTTTCTTGCCGACCAGATGGGCGCCACCCTTTGCGAAGGGCAGGATCTGTTTGTTGATGGAGGCAAGGTCTATATGCGAACCACGTTGGGGCCGCAGCGCGTCGACGTGATCTATCGCAGGATCGATGATGATTACATCGATCCTCTGACGTTCAAGGCCGATTCCATGCTCGGCGTGGCCGGGCTGTTCGATGCCTATCGGGCCGGCAACGTGACACTGATCAACGCGCCGGGTACGGGGATTGCCGACGACAAGGCGGTCTATACCTACCTGCCCCAGATCATAGAATTCTATCTGGGCGAAAAGCCGATCCTGAAAAACGTGCCCACCTATAATTGCACCAGCGACAGCGAACGCGCTTACGTGCTGGAAAATCTCGAGCATCTGGTGGTCAAGGAAGTTCACGGCTCGGGCGGATACGGCATGCTGGTCGGCCCGGCCTCGACCAAAAAGCAGAGGACCGAATTTTCCGAAAAGATCAAGGCGCGGCCCGACAATTACATCGTCCAGCCGACGTTGGCGCTTTCGACCTGCCCGACTTTTGTGAGCAAGGGAATCGCGCCGCGCCATGTCGATCTGCGGCCCTTCGTTCTGGTCGGCGACAAGATCAGAATTACACCTGGCGGGCTGACGCGGGTCGCGCTCAAGCAAGGATCATTGGTGGTCAATTCCTCGCAAGGGGGTGGCACCAAGGACACCTGGGTGCTCGAAGAATGA
- a CDS encoding alpha-E domain-containing protein — protein MMLGRSAANLFWMSRYVERAENMARLLEVGYRMSLTERSEDGSSEYLLSMLQAAEAEEAFKKKHDTVDVASVAHFMLFDTDNPSSVKSCLFNARTNAKSVRTEITTDMWESLNGTWLEFSQVQPRYVLGNKLPSFLQSVKQSSNQFRGALLGTLMRTDGFAFAQTGGFIERADNTARILDVKYYVLLPRSSMVGGDVDIQQWTMILRAASAHRAYRHIYHDRYKAWNISDFLIFRKEMPRSLAFCSTSVVAMLGMLEQIYGEPSGCHDEAIKMAQFLTAGDMSKVFDQGLHEYLTGFMAANNQLTNAISESYNFY, from the coding sequence ATGATGCTGGGACGCTCTGCTGCCAATCTGTTCTGGATGTCGCGCTATGTCGAGCGGGCCGAAAACATGGCCCGGCTGCTCGAAGTGGGCTATCGCATGAGTCTGACCGAGCGCAGCGAGGATGGCTCGAGCGAATATTTGCTCTCCATGCTGCAAGCAGCCGAGGCCGAAGAGGCGTTCAAGAAAAAGCACGATACAGTCGACGTCGCCAGCGTCGCCCATTTCATGCTGTTCGATACCGACAACCCCTCGTCGGTCAAATCCTGCCTCTTCAACGCGCGGACTAACGCCAAGTCGGTCCGCACCGAAATCACCACCGATATGTGGGAAAGCCTCAACGGCACATGGTTGGAGTTTTCGCAGGTTCAGCCGCGCTATGTGTTGGGCAACAAGCTCCCCAGTTTTCTGCAATCGGTGAAACAGAGCTCGAACCAGTTTCGCGGCGCGCTGCTCGGCACGTTGATGCGCACCGATGGTTTTGCATTTGCGCAGACAGGCGGGTTTATCGAGCGGGCGGATAACACGGCGCGAATTCTAGACGTCAAATATTACGTCCTCTTGCCGCGCTCCTCCATGGTGGGCGGCGATGTCGATATCCAGCAATGGACGATGATCCTGCGCGCGGCATCGGCGCACCGCGCTTATCGCCATATTTATCACGACCGCTACAAGGCCTGGAATATCTCCGATTTTCTTATCTTTAGAAAGGAGATGCCTCGGTCCCTCGCCTTTTGCAGCACTTCTGTGGTGGCCATGCTGGGGATGCTGGAGCAGATTTACGGCGAGCCGTCGGGTTGTCACGACGAGGCGATCAAGATGGCGCAGTTCCTTACCGCAGGCGACATGAGCAAGGTTTTCGACCAGGGACTGCACGAATATCTCACCGGCTTTATGGCGGCCAACAACCAGCTTACGAATGCGATTTCGGAAAGTTACAATTTCTACTGA
- a CDS encoding transglutaminase family protein, translated as MRISIRHEFRFALSEGLAHAVQHLLLSPVETASQSVVEWSIKMDGIEAAASFTDAFGNKAHLVSQHRPENDLFISVSGVVETTDTNGVLGRVAGEPNVSLFKRLTPQTRPNGNLVNRLKAHAKAGMSGVELLHWLMNRLHEARETAPEEDDDTPEIVAEDHAHVFVAAARGVDIPARFVTGYVLAEDGAPARLHAWAEAWDDGLGWIGFDPSANLCPTPAYVRIACGLDAETTAPVRLAPELARRTEDTIRIAQVMVNQQQQ; from the coding sequence ATGCGCATATCGATACGCCACGAGTTCCGCTTTGCACTAAGCGAGGGGCTGGCACATGCTGTCCAGCACCTGCTTTTAAGCCCTGTCGAAACGGCATCGCAATCGGTTGTCGAGTGGTCCATCAAAATGGATGGGATCGAAGCTGCTGCAAGCTTTACCGATGCTTTCGGGAACAAAGCCCACCTTGTCAGCCAACATCGCCCTGAAAACGATTTGTTCATTTCGGTTTCGGGCGTCGTGGAGACTACCGATACCAACGGCGTGCTCGGCCGGGTGGCAGGCGAGCCGAATGTATCGCTCTTCAAACGCTTGACGCCCCAGACCAGGCCGAACGGCAATCTGGTCAACCGGTTGAAGGCGCACGCCAAGGCGGGAATGAGCGGGGTCGAACTCCTACACTGGCTGATGAACCGACTGCACGAAGCGCGCGAGACGGCACCCGAAGAGGACGACGATACACCCGAGATTGTGGCGGAGGACCATGCTCATGTGTTCGTGGCCGCTGCACGCGGCGTGGACATTCCGGCGCGGTTCGTCACCGGCTATGTGCTGGCCGAGGATGGCGCGCCGGCGCGGCTGCACGCATGGGCGGAAGCCTGGGATGACGGGCTGGGCTGGATCGGGTTCGACCCGTCAGCCAATCTGTGCCCGACGCCGGCCTATGTGAGAATTGCCTGCGGACTGGACGCGGAAACGACGGCGCCGGTCCGGCTGGCGCCAGAACTTGCCCGCAGGACCGAAGACACGATCCGGATTGCCCAGGTCATGGTGAACCAGCAGCAACAGTAG
- a CDS encoding AEC family transporter — MLSVLNVIAPVFILIGLGYLAVRVKFYPRAGVGGLIAYVNNFATPCLLFRAMIDVDFSAAFNPSIIGPFYLGALSVLALGAVGAARVFKRRPGEAVAVGFSAMFTNTVLVGIPIMQRAYGDEAMPIVYSIIGLHAPVLMTVGMFVMELARRDGGKVSVALFQGLKKSLANPILIGIALGLLANLFGLQLSGVADEVTLLLAGTVMPVALFGLGGALNEYRLGETWAQALMTTSMQLVVHPAIAWIVMVPILGVDPHLARYGVLLAAMPAGINVYIFATYYNRAMDVAANTILLSTVLSVFTITGWLLLLGA, encoded by the coding sequence ATGCTTTCCGTTCTGAACGTCATCGCCCCTGTCTTTATTCTGATCGGGCTCGGATACCTCGCCGTCAGAGTCAAGTTCTATCCGCGCGCCGGCGTTGGCGGGTTGATTGCCTACGTTAACAATTTCGCCACGCCCTGCCTTCTGTTCAGAGCGATGATCGATGTGGATTTTTCCGCAGCATTCAATCCTTCGATTATCGGCCCCTTCTACTTGGGCGCGTTGTCGGTTCTTGCATTGGGCGCTGTCGGCGCAGCCAGAGTGTTCAAGCGCAGACCGGGCGAAGCGGTTGCCGTGGGCTTTTCGGCGATGTTTACCAACACCGTTCTGGTGGGCATCCCGATCATGCAGCGTGCCTACGGCGACGAGGCGATGCCGATCGTCTATTCCATAATCGGGCTTCATGCGCCGGTGTTGATGACAGTTGGTATGTTCGTCATGGAACTGGCGCGTCGCGATGGCGGCAAGGTTTCCGTCGCGCTGTTTCAGGGGCTCAAGAAGTCACTGGCCAATCCCATTCTTATCGGTATCGCGCTCGGGCTCTTGGCCAATCTTTTCGGGCTCCAACTGTCCGGGGTCGCGGACGAAGTCACGCTCTTGTTGGCCGGAACGGTTATGCCCGTCGCCCTGTTCGGCCTCGGTGGCGCTCTCAATGAATACAGGCTTGGCGAGACCTGGGCACAGGCGTTGATGACCACCTCCATGCAACTGGTGGTTCATCCGGCCATCGCATGGATCGTCATGGTGCCAATTCTCGGTGTAGACCCGCACCTCGCCCGTTATGGTGTCCTCCTGGCCGCAATGCCTGCAGGGATCAACGTCTACATTTTTGCAACCTACTACAACCGGGCCATGGACGTCGCCGCCAACACCATCCTGCTCTCGACGGTGCTTTCGGTCTTCACGATAACCGGCTGGCTACTGCTCCTGGGCGCCTGA
- the glpK gene encoding glycerol kinase GlpK encodes MGSHILAIDQGTTSSRALIFDEAMKVVGQGQKEFRQHFPQSGWVEHDPEDIWESVIFSTRAALKQARLKGEDIAAIGITNQRETTLVWDRKTGRPIHRAIVWQDRRTSDICNQLKSAGKETLVTQKTGLLLDPYFSGTKIKWLLDTVEDARGKAEAGELAFGTVDTYLIWRLTGGAVHATDATNASRTLLFNIEKGAWDDELLALLEVPAAMLPDVLDCDDDFGHTEPEIFGKPIPIRGVAGDQHAAVIGQACFAPGMIKATYGTGCFAVLNTGDTLVRSQNRLLTTIAYRLGGKTTYALEGSIFVAGAAVQWLRDGLKIIGKASDSGRLAIGADANQDVYLVPAFVGLGAPYWDAEARGAMFGLTRNTGPEEFAKAALEAVCYQTADLLDAMHKDWNGHAAATVLRVDGGMVASDYTMQFLADILDAPVDRPHMLETTVLGAAWLAGQAIGLWPDQEAFSKSWALERQFVPEIDSALREKKLAGWRDAVRRTLSG; translated from the coding sequence ATGGGGAGCCATATTCTGGCCATCGACCAGGGCACGACGTCAAGCCGGGCACTGATTTTTGACGAGGCCATGAAAGTTGTCGGTCAGGGTCAGAAGGAGTTCCGACAGCACTTTCCCCAAAGCGGCTGGGTCGAACACGATCCCGAAGACATATGGGAATCGGTTATTTTTTCCACGCGCGCAGCGCTGAAGCAGGCCCGGCTGAAAGGCGAAGATATTGCGGCCATCGGGATCACCAACCAGCGTGAAACAACACTGGTGTGGGACCGGAAGACCGGCAGACCCATTCACAGGGCCATCGTCTGGCAGGACCGCAGGACGTCCGATATCTGCAATCAACTCAAATCAGCCGGCAAAGAAACCCTTGTCACCCAAAAGACCGGCCTGCTGCTCGATCCCTATTTTTCCGGCACGAAGATCAAATGGCTGCTTGATACGGTCGAAGACGCGCGAGGGAAGGCCGAGGCGGGGGAATTGGCGTTCGGGACCGTCGACACCTACCTAATCTGGCGACTGACTGGTGGCGCCGTGCACGCGACAGACGCCACCAATGCCAGCCGTACGCTGCTTTTCAACATCGAAAAGGGCGCGTGGGACGACGAGTTGCTTGCGCTGTTGGAAGTGCCAGCCGCCATGCTGCCGGACGTCCTCGATTGCGACGACGATTTCGGACATACCGAGCCGGAGATCTTTGGCAAGCCCATTCCCATTCGTGGCGTTGCCGGCGATCAGCATGCGGCGGTGATCGGACAGGCCTGCTTTGCGCCGGGCATGATCAAAGCGACCTACGGCACCGGTTGTTTTGCCGTGCTCAATACCGGCGACACGCTCGTGCGGTCGCAGAACCGGCTGCTGACGACCATTGCGTACCGGCTGGGCGGCAAAACGACATACGCGCTGGAGGGCTCGATCTTTGTGGCCGGAGCGGCGGTGCAATGGCTGCGCGACGGGCTCAAGATCATCGGCAAGGCGTCTGACTCGGGGAGGCTCGCGATCGGCGCGGATGCCAATCAGGACGTCTATCTGGTACCGGCCTTTGTCGGGTTGGGAGCGCCCTACTGGGATGCTGAGGCGCGGGGCGCCATGTTTGGACTGACACGCAATACCGGACCGGAGGAATTCGCCAAGGCAGCACTGGAAGCCGTCTGTTATCAGACCGCCGACCTGCTCGACGCAATGCACAAGGACTGGAATGGCCATGCAGCGGCAACAGTACTCCGAGTCGACGGCGGTATGGTCGCGTCGGACTATACCATGCAGTTTCTCGCTGACATCCTCGATGCACCGGTCGATCGCCCGCACATGCTCGAAACCACGGTTCTGGGTGCAGCATGGCTGGCCGGACAGGCCATCGGACTATGGCCGGATCAGGAGGCGTTTTCCAAAAGCTGGGCGCTTGAGCGTCAGTTCGTGCCTGAAATCGACAGCGCGTTGCGCGAGAAAAAGCTGGCCGGTTGGCGCGATGCGGTCAGACGCACACTGTCCGGATGA